A portion of the Bubalus kerabau isolate K-KA32 ecotype Philippines breed swamp buffalo chromosome 1, PCC_UOA_SB_1v2, whole genome shotgun sequence genome contains these proteins:
- the CNOT2 gene encoding CCR4-NOT transcription complex subunit 2 isoform X5 has protein sequence MRTVRKGHDSMVRTDGHTLSEKRNYQMLASPSTSGQLSQFGASLYGQQSALGLPMRGMSNNTPQLNRSLSQGTQLPSHVTPTTGVPTMSLHTPPSPSRGILPMNPRNMMNHSQVGQGIGIPSRTNSMSSSGLGSPNRSSPSIICMPKQQPSRQPFTVNSMSGFGMNRNQAFGMNNSLSSNIFNGTDGSENVTGLDLSDFPALADRNRREGSGNPTPLINPLAGRAPYVGMVTKPANEQSQDFSIHNEDFPALPGSSYKDPTSSNDDSKSNLNTSGKTTSSTDGPKFPGDKSSTTQNNNQQKKGIQVLPDGRVTNIPQGMVTDQFGMIGLLTFIRAAETDPGMVHLALGSDLTTLGLNLNSPENLYPKFASPWASSPCRPQDIDFHVPSEYLTNIHIRDKLAAIKLGRYGEDLLFYLYYMNGGDVLQLLAAVELFNRDWRYHKEERVWITRAPGMEPTMKTNTYERGTYYFFDCLNWRKVAKEFHLEYDKLEERPHLPSTFNYNPAQQAF, from the exons gTGCACTAGGCCTTCCAATGAGGGGGATGAGCAACAATACCCCTCAGTTAAATCGCAGCTTATCACAAGGCACTCAGTTACCGAGCCACGTCACGCCAACAACAGGGGTACCAACAATGTCACTTCACACGCCTCCATCTCCAAGCAG GGGTATTTTGCCTATGAATCCTAGGAATATGATGAACCACTCCCAGGTTGGTCAGGGCATTGGAATTCCTAGCAGGACAAATAGCATGAGCAGTTCAGGGTTAGGTAGCCCCAACAGAAGCTCGCCGAGCATAATATGTATGCCAAAGCAGCAGCCTTCTCGACAACCTTTTACTGTGAACAG TATGTCTGGATTTGGAATGAACAGGAATCAGGCATTTGGAATGAATAACTCCTTATCAAGTAACATTTTTAATGGAACAG ATGGAAGTGAAAATGTGACAGGATTGGACCTTTCAGATTTTCCAGCATTAGCAGACCGAAACAGAAGggaaggaagtggtaacccaaCTCCATTAATAAACCCCTTGGCTGGAAGAGCTCCTTATG tTGGAATGGTAACAAAACCAGCAAATGAGCAATCCCAGGACTTCTCAATACACAATGAAGATTTTCCAGCATTACCTGGTTCCAGTTATAAAGATCCAACATCAAGTAATGATGACAGTAAATCT AATTTGAATACATCTGGCAAGACAACTTCAAGTACAGATGGACCCAAATTCCCTGGAGATAAAAGTTCAACAACACAAAATAATAACCAGCAGAAAAAAGGGATCCAGGTGTTACCTGATG GTCGGGTTACTAACATTCCCCAAGGGATGGTGACGGACCAATTTGGAATGATTGGCCTGTTAACATTTATCAGGGCAGCAGAGACAGACCCAGGAATGGTACATCTTGCATTAGGAAGTGACTTAACAACATTAGGCCTCAATCTGAACTCTCCCga AAATCTCTACCCCAAATTTGCATCACCCTGGGCATCTTCACCTTGTCGACCTCAAGACATAG ACTTCCATGTTCCATCTGAGTACTTAACGAACATTCACATTAGGGATAAG CTGGCTGCAATAAAACTTGGCCGATACGGAGAAGACCTTCTTTTCTATCTCTATTACATGAACGGAGGAGACGTATTACAACTTTTAGCTGCAGTAGAGCT TTTTAACCGTGATTGGAGATACCACAAAGAAGAACGAGTATGGATTACCAGGGCACCAGGCATGGAGCCAACAATGAAAACCAATACATATGAGAGGGGAACATATTACTTCTTTGACTGTCTTAACTGGAGGAAAGTAGCTAAG GAGTTCCATCTGGAATATGACAAATTAGAAGAACGGCCTCACCTGCCATCCACCTTCAACTACAACCCTGCTCAGCAAGCCTTCTAA
- the CNOT2 gene encoding CCR4-NOT transcription complex subunit 2 isoform X7 — MRGMSNNTPQLNRSLSQGTQLPSHVTPTTGVPTMSLHTPPSPSRGILPMNPRNMMNHSQVGQGIGIPSRTNSMSSSGLGSPNRSSPSIICMPKQQPSRQPFTVNSMSGFGMNRNQAFGMNNSLSSNIFNGTDGSENVTGLDLSDFPALADRNRREGSGNPTPLINPLAGRAPYVGMVTKPANEQSQDFSIHNEDFPALPGSSYKDPTSSNDDSKSNLNTSGKTTSSTDGPKFPGDKSSTTQNNNQQKKGIQVLPDGRVTNIPQGMVTDQFGMIGLLTFIRAAETDPGMVHLALGSDLTTLGLNLNSPENLYPKFASPWASSPCRPQDIDFHVPSEYLTNIHIRDKLAAIKLGRYGEDLLFYLYYMNGGDVLQLLAAVELFNRDWRYHKEERVWITRAPGMEPTMKTNTYERGTYYFFDCLNWRKVAKEFHLEYDKLEERPHLPSTFNYNPAQQAF; from the exons ATGAGGGGGATGAGCAACAATACCCCTCAGTTAAATCGCAGCTTATCACAAGGCACTCAGTTACCGAGCCACGTCACGCCAACAACAGGGGTACCAACAATGTCACTTCACACGCCTCCATCTCCAAGCAG GGGTATTTTGCCTATGAATCCTAGGAATATGATGAACCACTCCCAGGTTGGTCAGGGCATTGGAATTCCTAGCAGGACAAATAGCATGAGCAGTTCAGGGTTAGGTAGCCCCAACAGAAGCTCGCCGAGCATAATATGTATGCCAAAGCAGCAGCCTTCTCGACAACCTTTTACTGTGAACAG TATGTCTGGATTTGGAATGAACAGGAATCAGGCATTTGGAATGAATAACTCCTTATCAAGTAACATTTTTAATGGAACAG ATGGAAGTGAAAATGTGACAGGATTGGACCTTTCAGATTTTCCAGCATTAGCAGACCGAAACAGAAGggaaggaagtggtaacccaaCTCCATTAATAAACCCCTTGGCTGGAAGAGCTCCTTATG tTGGAATGGTAACAAAACCAGCAAATGAGCAATCCCAGGACTTCTCAATACACAATGAAGATTTTCCAGCATTACCTGGTTCCAGTTATAAAGATCCAACATCAAGTAATGATGACAGTAAATCT AATTTGAATACATCTGGCAAGACAACTTCAAGTACAGATGGACCCAAATTCCCTGGAGATAAAAGTTCAACAACACAAAATAATAACCAGCAGAAAAAAGGGATCCAGGTGTTACCTGATG GTCGGGTTACTAACATTCCCCAAGGGATGGTGACGGACCAATTTGGAATGATTGGCCTGTTAACATTTATCAGGGCAGCAGAGACAGACCCAGGAATGGTACATCTTGCATTAGGAAGTGACTTAACAACATTAGGCCTCAATCTGAACTCTCCCga AAATCTCTACCCCAAATTTGCATCACCCTGGGCATCTTCACCTTGTCGACCTCAAGACATAG ACTTCCATGTTCCATCTGAGTACTTAACGAACATTCACATTAGGGATAAG CTGGCTGCAATAAAACTTGGCCGATACGGAGAAGACCTTCTTTTCTATCTCTATTACATGAACGGAGGAGACGTATTACAACTTTTAGCTGCAGTAGAGCT TTTTAACCGTGATTGGAGATACCACAAAGAAGAACGAGTATGGATTACCAGGGCACCAGGCATGGAGCCAACAATGAAAACCAATACATATGAGAGGGGAACATATTACTTCTTTGACTGTCTTAACTGGAGGAAAGTAGCTAAG GAGTTCCATCTGGAATATGACAAATTAGAAGAACGGCCTCACCTGCCATCCACCTTCAACTACAACCCTGCTCAGCAAGCCTTCTAA
- the CNOT2 gene encoding CCR4-NOT transcription complex subunit 2 isoform X6 — protein sequence MVRTDGHTLSEKRNYQMLASPSTSGQLSQFGASLYGQQSALGLPMRGMSNNTPQLNRSLSQGTQLPSHVTPTTGVPTMSLHTPPSPSRGILPMNPRNMMNHSQVGQGIGIPSRTNSMSSSGLGSPNRSSPSIICMPKQQPSRQPFTVNSMSGFGMNRNQAFGMNNSLSSNIFNGTDGSENVTGLDLSDFPALADRNRREGSGNPTPLINPLAGRAPYVGMVTKPANEQSQDFSIHNEDFPALPGSSYKDPTSSNDDSKSNLNTSGKTTSSTDGPKFPGDKSSTTQNNNQQKKGIQVLPDGRVTNIPQGMVTDQFGMIGLLTFIRAAETDPGMVHLALGSDLTTLGLNLNSPENLYPKFASPWASSPCRPQDIDFHVPSEYLTNIHIRDKLAAIKLGRYGEDLLFYLYYMNGGDVLQLLAAVELFNRDWRYHKEERVWITRAPGMEPTMKTNTYERGTYYFFDCLNWRKVAKEFHLEYDKLEERPHLPSTFNYNPAQQAF from the exons gTGCACTAGGCCTTCCAATGAGGGGGATGAGCAACAATACCCCTCAGTTAAATCGCAGCTTATCACAAGGCACTCAGTTACCGAGCCACGTCACGCCAACAACAGGGGTACCAACAATGTCACTTCACACGCCTCCATCTCCAAGCAG GGGTATTTTGCCTATGAATCCTAGGAATATGATGAACCACTCCCAGGTTGGTCAGGGCATTGGAATTCCTAGCAGGACAAATAGCATGAGCAGTTCAGGGTTAGGTAGCCCCAACAGAAGCTCGCCGAGCATAATATGTATGCCAAAGCAGCAGCCTTCTCGACAACCTTTTACTGTGAACAG TATGTCTGGATTTGGAATGAACAGGAATCAGGCATTTGGAATGAATAACTCCTTATCAAGTAACATTTTTAATGGAACAG ATGGAAGTGAAAATGTGACAGGATTGGACCTTTCAGATTTTCCAGCATTAGCAGACCGAAACAGAAGggaaggaagtggtaacccaaCTCCATTAATAAACCCCTTGGCTGGAAGAGCTCCTTATG tTGGAATGGTAACAAAACCAGCAAATGAGCAATCCCAGGACTTCTCAATACACAATGAAGATTTTCCAGCATTACCTGGTTCCAGTTATAAAGATCCAACATCAAGTAATGATGACAGTAAATCT AATTTGAATACATCTGGCAAGACAACTTCAAGTACAGATGGACCCAAATTCCCTGGAGATAAAAGTTCAACAACACAAAATAATAACCAGCAGAAAAAAGGGATCCAGGTGTTACCTGATG GTCGGGTTACTAACATTCCCCAAGGGATGGTGACGGACCAATTTGGAATGATTGGCCTGTTAACATTTATCAGGGCAGCAGAGACAGACCCAGGAATGGTACATCTTGCATTAGGAAGTGACTTAACAACATTAGGCCTCAATCTGAACTCTCCCga AAATCTCTACCCCAAATTTGCATCACCCTGGGCATCTTCACCTTGTCGACCTCAAGACATAG ACTTCCATGTTCCATCTGAGTACTTAACGAACATTCACATTAGGGATAAG CTGGCTGCAATAAAACTTGGCCGATACGGAGAAGACCTTCTTTTCTATCTCTATTACATGAACGGAGGAGACGTATTACAACTTTTAGCTGCAGTAGAGCT TTTTAACCGTGATTGGAGATACCACAAAGAAGAACGAGTATGGATTACCAGGGCACCAGGCATGGAGCCAACAATGAAAACCAATACATATGAGAGGGGAACATATTACTTCTTTGACTGTCTTAACTGGAGGAAAGTAGCTAAG GAGTTCCATCTGGAATATGACAAATTAGAAGAACGGCCTCACCTGCCATCCACCTTCAACTACAACCCTGCTCAGCAAGCCTTCTAA